A section of the Rhizobium sp. BG4 genome encodes:
- the ugpC gene encoding sn-glycerol-3-phosphate ABC transporter ATP-binding protein UgpC, giving the protein MATSVVLQKVEKRYGSLDVIHGIDLTIDPGEFVVFVGPSGCGKSTLLRMIAGLEEISGGTLLLDNERMNEVAPAKRGIAMVFQSYALYPHMSVYKNLAFGLETAGYKKAEIEPKVRRAAEILQIEKLLERKPKALSGGQRQRVAIGRAIVREPRIFLFDEPLSNLDAELRVQMRVEISRLHGNLGNTMIYVTHDQVEAMTMADKIVVLNSGRIEQVGAPLDLYNNPANRFVAGFIGSPKMNFLKAKIEQVNDGDTVINVSGTSIRLPRRLKGAAGSDVTFGIRPEHLTVAAGGAELATVNVDLVENLGGATMLYSTTPDGQQLTIALDGQQKVERGTNVKTSFDPARCHVFDASGATI; this is encoded by the coding sequence ATGGCAACGAGTGTCGTTCTTCAGAAGGTCGAGAAACGCTACGGGTCGCTTGATGTCATTCACGGCATCGACCTGACGATCGATCCCGGCGAATTCGTCGTGTTCGTCGGCCCGTCGGGCTGCGGCAAGTCTACGCTGCTGCGGATGATCGCCGGTCTCGAGGAAATCTCGGGCGGCACGCTGCTGCTCGACAACGAGCGGATGAACGAGGTGGCGCCCGCCAAGCGCGGCATCGCCATGGTCTTCCAGTCCTATGCGCTCTATCCGCATATGTCGGTGTACAAGAATCTGGCTTTTGGACTGGAGACAGCCGGCTACAAGAAGGCGGAGATCGAGCCGAAGGTGCGCCGCGCCGCCGAGATCCTGCAGATCGAGAAGCTGCTTGAGCGCAAGCCGAAGGCGCTCTCCGGCGGTCAGCGCCAGCGCGTCGCGATCGGCCGTGCCATCGTCCGAGAGCCGCGCATCTTCCTTTTCGACGAGCCGCTCTCGAACCTCGACGCCGAACTGCGCGTGCAGATGCGCGTCGAGATTTCGCGGCTTCACGGCAACCTCGGCAACACGATGATCTACGTCACCCACGACCAGGTGGAAGCCATGACCATGGCCGACAAGATCGTGGTGCTGAACTCCGGTCGCATCGAGCAGGTTGGTGCGCCGCTCGATCTCTACAACAACCCGGCCAACCGCTTCGTTGCCGGCTTCATCGGCAGCCCGAAGATGAATTTTCTGAAGGCGAAGATCGAGCAGGTGAATGATGGCGATACCGTCATCAACGTTTCCGGAACCTCGATCCGCCTGCCACGCCGCCTGAAGGGCGCCGCGGGATCGGACGTCACCTTCGGCATCCGTCCGGAACACCTGACCGTTGCCGCGGGCGGCGCCGAGCTCGCGACCGTCAATGTTGATCTCGTCGAGAACCTCGGCGGTGCGACCATGCTCTACAGCACGACGCCCGATGGTCAGCAGCTGACGATCGCGCTCGATGGCCAGCAGAAGGTCGAACGCGGCACCAACGTCAAGACGTCCTTCGATCCCGCCCGCTGTCACGTCTTCGATGCCTCGGGCGCGACCATCTGA
- a CDS encoding Gfo/Idh/MocA family oxidoreductase, protein MTIKTVAIVGCGIGRSHIVEGYLPHPDRFKVAAICDLNEERLKTVGDEFGIERRTTSFDELLADDSIDIIDICTPPGIHKEQVIAALAAGKHVVCEKPLTGSLAGVDEIMRAEKTAKGTLMPIFQYRYGDGIEQAKRIIDAGIAGKFYMGSVETFWLRKPEYYAVPWRGKWATELGGVLVTHALHLHDMLFHLAGPAARVFGRVATRVNDIEVEDCASVSLEMQNGAFVSLSCTLGSQQEISRLRLHFENVTFESNHEAYSPGKGPWQILAANDEVQARIAAVLADWQPVAPRFNTQMVRFHDYLGSKGPLPVTSADARRALELVTAIYQSSDSGADVALPIGPESPKYADWRAKTR, encoded by the coding sequence ATGACCATCAAGACTGTTGCCATCGTCGGCTGCGGTATCGGGCGTTCGCACATCGTCGAAGGCTATCTGCCGCATCCCGATCGCTTCAAGGTCGCAGCGATCTGCGACCTCAATGAAGAACGGCTGAAGACCGTCGGCGACGAGTTCGGCATCGAGCGCCGCACCACCTCCTTCGACGAGCTCCTGGCCGATGACAGCATCGATATCATCGATATCTGCACGCCGCCGGGCATTCACAAGGAGCAGGTGATCGCGGCACTCGCCGCCGGAAAGCACGTCGTCTGCGAAAAGCCGCTGACGGGATCGCTCGCTGGCGTCGACGAGATCATGCGCGCCGAGAAGACCGCCAAGGGCACGCTGATGCCGATCTTCCAGTATCGCTACGGCGACGGCATCGAGCAGGCAAAGCGCATCATCGATGCCGGGATCGCGGGCAAGTTCTACATGGGCTCGGTCGAGACCTTCTGGCTGCGCAAGCCGGAATATTATGCCGTGCCCTGGCGCGGCAAATGGGCGACGGAACTCGGCGGCGTGCTCGTCACCCACGCCCTGCATCTCCACGACATGCTCTTTCATCTCGCCGGCCCCGCAGCCCGCGTCTTCGGCCGCGTAGCAACGCGCGTCAACGATATCGAGGTGGAGGATTGCGCGTCGGTCAGCCTTGAGATGCAGAACGGCGCCTTCGTTTCACTTTCCTGCACGCTCGGTTCGCAGCAGGAAATCAGCCGTCTGCGGCTGCATTTCGAAAACGTTACTTTCGAGAGCAACCACGAAGCCTATTCGCCCGGCAAGGGACCATGGCAGATCCTGGCCGCAAACGACGAAGTGCAGGCAAGGATCGCTGCCGTCCTCGCGGACTGGCAGCCGGTCGCCCCGCGCTTCAACACGCAGATGGTCCGCTTCCATGATTATCTCGGTAGCAAAGGGCCGCTGCCGGTCACTTCTGCAGACGCGCGCCGTGCGCTGGAGCTGGTGACGGCGATCTATCAATCCTCGGACAGCGGGGCTGACGTTGCGCTGCCGATCGGGCCGGAGAGCCCCAAATACGCCGACTGGCGTGCAAAAACGCGATAA
- a CDS encoding carbohydrate ABC transporter permease, with the protein MTEMTTAVTAARPPSDVNKRSLPGSIVVHILLIGASLLMLYPLLWMVSASVRPENEIFSSTSIIPSSIDFSSYVRGWTGLDITFGRFFWNSLVISLLTVTGNVIACSLAAFAFARLRFAGRNFWFAIMLGTLMIPYHVTLIPQYVLFLNLGWVNTILPLVVPKFLASDAFFIFLMVQFFRGIPRELDEAAMMDGCSAWRIYWKIMLPLSLPVLATAAIFSFIWTWDDFFGPLIYLNDMNTYTIQLGLRTFVDSTSASDWGGLFAMSTLTLVPVFFFFLFFQRLLIEGIATTGMKR; encoded by the coding sequence ATGACTGAGATGACCACCGCAGTCACCGCGGCCAGGCCGCCATCCGACGTCAACAAGCGCAGCCTGCCGGGTTCGATCGTCGTCCATATCCTGCTGATCGGCGCATCGCTTTTGATGCTCTATCCGCTGCTCTGGATGGTCTCGGCCTCGGTGCGCCCGGAAAACGAAATCTTCTCGTCGACCTCGATCATCCCGTCGTCGATCGATTTCAGCTCCTACGTCCGCGGCTGGACCGGCCTCGATATCACCTTCGGCCGCTTTTTCTGGAATTCGCTCGTCATCTCGCTGCTGACGGTCACCGGCAATGTCATCGCCTGCTCGCTGGCGGCCTTTGCCTTTGCCCGCCTGCGCTTCGCCGGCCGGAACTTCTGGTTCGCGATCATGCTCGGCACGCTGATGATCCCGTATCACGTAACGCTGATCCCGCAATATGTGCTGTTCCTCAACCTCGGCTGGGTCAACACCATCCTGCCGCTGGTCGTACCGAAATTCCTGGCAAGCGACGCCTTCTTCATCTTCCTCATGGTGCAGTTCTTCCGCGGCATCCCGCGCGAATTGGATGAGGCGGCGATGATGGACGGCTGCAGCGCCTGGCGCATCTACTGGAAGATCATGCTGCCGCTGTCGCTGCCGGTTCTGGCGACGGCTGCGATCTTCTCCTTCATCTGGACCTGGGACGATTTCTTCGGTCCGCTGATCTACCTGAACGACATGAACACCTACACGATCCAGCTCGGTCTGCGCACTTTCGTCGACTCGACCAGCGCATCGGATTGGGGCGGACTGTTCGCCATGTCGACACTGACGCTCGTGCCCGTGTTCTTCTTCTTCCTGTTCTTCCAGCGCCTGCTGATCGAGGGCATTGCGACGACCGGCATGAAGCGCTGA
- a CDS encoding sugar ABC transporter permease, which produces MNNAMRTTADGAVTVERYQGAVADSRFRRLWNANAPGYLFLLPWLLGFFGLTLGPALISLYLSFTDFDMLRAPGWVGTANYVRIATADPKFAAAMSVTLTYVVLSVPFKLTFALMVAMALNRGIRGLPVYRAIFYLPSLLGGSVAIAVLWRQLFAGDGLVNAALAQIGIQGPSWISHPSYSIYTLVALSVWQFGSPMIIFLAGLRQIPQDMYEAASLDGASKFRQFYKITLPLLTPVIFFNAVVQTIEAFKAFTPAFIISGGTGGPINSTLFYTLYLYQEAFGNFRMGYASALAWILVVIIAIFTAFSFLSSRYWVHYDD; this is translated from the coding sequence ATGAACAATGCGATGCGCACGACGGCCGACGGAGCCGTGACGGTGGAACGTTACCAGGGAGCAGTGGCAGACAGCCGTTTCAGGCGGCTGTGGAATGCCAATGCTCCAGGTTATCTCTTCCTTCTGCCCTGGCTTCTGGGCTTCTTCGGGCTGACGCTCGGACCTGCCCTGATCTCGCTCTACCTGTCCTTTACCGACTTCGACATGTTGAGGGCGCCAGGCTGGGTAGGCACTGCCAACTACGTGCGCATCGCCACTGCCGATCCGAAATTCGCAGCCGCGATGTCGGTGACGCTCACCTATGTGGTGCTCTCGGTACCGTTCAAGCTCACCTTCGCCCTCATGGTTGCGATGGCGCTGAACCGCGGTATCCGTGGCCTGCCGGTCTACCGCGCCATTTTCTACCTGCCGTCGCTTCTCGGTGGCAGCGTGGCGATCGCCGTTCTCTGGCGCCAGCTCTTTGCCGGTGACGGCCTTGTCAATGCGGCGCTGGCACAGATCGGTATTCAGGGCCCGAGCTGGATCTCGCATCCGAGCTATTCGATCTATACGCTGGTAGCGCTGTCCGTCTGGCAGTTCGGCTCGCCGATGATCATCTTCCTCGCCGGTCTGCGCCAGATCCCGCAGGATATGTATGAGGCCGCAAGCCTCGACGGCGCCTCGAAATTCCGCCAGTTCTACAAGATTACCCTGCCGCTTCTGACGCCGGTGATTTTCTTCAATGCGGTGGTGCAGACGATCGAAGCCTTCAAGGCCTTCACGCCGGCCTTCATCATCTCCGGCGGCACCGGCGGCCCGATCAACTCGACGCTGTTCTACACGCTCTATCTCTACCAGGAAGCCTTCGGCAATTTCCGCATGGGTTATGCCTCGGCGCTCGCCTGGATCCTGGTGGTCATCATCGCGATTTTCACCGCCTTCTCGTTCCTGTCCTCGCGCTATTGGGTTCACTACGATGACTGA
- a CDS encoding extracellular solute-binding protein yields MTFSINRRGFMAGGASLLALSGMGMPAFAQDARLRLIWWGSQPRADRTNKVSDLYKAKNSGVSITGEFLGWGDYWQKLATQVAGKNAPDVIQMDYRYIVEYARRGALAPLESYMPSKLQLGDFDPAQIEGGKVDGHLYGISLGANSAATVVNTVALQEAGIEPPNNKTTWEELGKMGAEITKSGKRKGFFGFADGSGAEPLFENYVRQRGKALYTADSKIAFGVDDASEWFDMWAKFREAGACVPPDVQALYKDTIDTAPLTMGKAAIDYAHSNQFVGFQAVVKDKLTLSNYPRIKADSKGGHYRKPSMFFSVSAQSKVLDQAVDYVNFFVMNPDAAKVLDVERGIPESKSMREVVAGTLDDVGKIPLNYVANLGDLAGPLPPPPPTGAGEGQTVLRQLAEQVAFGQVTPADAGKQLVDEITRVLARG; encoded by the coding sequence ATGACATTCAGCATTAATAGACGTGGTTTCATGGCGGGAGGGGCCTCGCTTCTCGCGCTTTCGGGTATGGGTATGCCTGCATTTGCGCAGGATGCCCGCCTGCGCCTTATCTGGTGGGGCTCACAACCCCGCGCAGACCGCACCAACAAGGTGTCGGATCTCTACAAGGCCAAGAATTCTGGTGTTTCGATCACCGGTGAATTCCTGGGCTGGGGCGACTACTGGCAGAAGCTCGCGACCCAGGTCGCCGGCAAGAACGCCCCCGACGTGATCCAGATGGATTATCGTTACATCGTCGAATATGCCCGGCGCGGCGCTCTTGCGCCCCTGGAATCCTACATGCCCTCGAAGCTGCAGCTCGGTGATTTCGATCCGGCCCAGATCGAAGGCGGCAAGGTCGACGGCCATCTCTACGGTATCAGTCTCGGCGCCAATTCAGCAGCCACGGTCGTCAATACCGTTGCCCTGCAGGAAGCAGGCATCGAGCCACCGAACAACAAGACGACCTGGGAAGAACTCGGCAAGATGGGCGCCGAGATCACCAAGTCTGGCAAGCGCAAGGGCTTCTTCGGCTTTGCCGACGGCAGCGGCGCCGAGCCGCTCTTCGAAAACTACGTCCGCCAGCGCGGCAAGGCGCTGTACACGGCGGATTCGAAGATTGCCTTCGGTGTCGACGACGCTTCCGAATGGTTCGACATGTGGGCGAAGTTCCGCGAAGCCGGTGCCTGTGTGCCGCCTGACGTTCAGGCACTCTACAAGGACACCATCGATACGGCCCCGCTCACGATGGGCAAGGCCGCGATCGACTACGCGCACAGCAACCAGTTCGTCGGCTTCCAGGCCGTCGTCAAGGACAAGCTGACGCTCAGCAACTACCCGCGCATTAAGGCGGACTCGAAGGGCGGCCACTACCGCAAGCCGTCGATGTTCTTCTCGGTGTCAGCCCAGTCGAAGGTGCTCGATCAGGCCGTCGATTACGTCAACTTCTTCGTCATGAATCCCGATGCCGCCAAGGTGCTCGATGTCGAGCGCGGCATTCCGGAATCGAAGTCGATGCGTGAAGTCGTTGCCGGCACGCTCGATGATGTCGGCAAGATCCCGCTGAACTACGTGGCAAATCTCGGCGATCTCGCCGGCCCGCTGCCGCCGCCGCCGCCGACAGGCGCAGGCGAAGGGCAGACGGTTCTGCGTCAGCTCGCCGAGCAGGTCGCTTTCGGTCAGGTAACCCCTGCCGATGCTGGCAAGCAGCTTGTGGATGAAATTACGCGCGTTCTCGCGCGGGGTTGA
- a CDS encoding TetR/AcrR family transcriptional regulator has product MNDTGQTGEKKKSKRAAGERVLQRDPERTKAAILEAATQEFAENGMGGARVDAIAERAGTNKRMLYHYFGDKEQLYLRVLEEAYVGIRTAERELHIGDRNPEEGITELALFTWRYFLKHPEFLSLLGTENLHRARWLRQSVRLKELHSHLIGELAQVLERGKKEGVFIESADPLHVYLTIASLGYFYLSNQYTLSTIFGRPLIQPENLDTWERHIVHVTLASIKR; this is encoded by the coding sequence ATGAACGATACCGGCCAGACTGGCGAAAAGAAAAAGTCGAAGCGCGCCGCCGGCGAACGCGTGCTGCAACGCGACCCGGAAAGAACCAAAGCTGCGATCCTCGAGGCGGCAACGCAGGAGTTTGCCGAAAACGGCATGGGCGGCGCCCGCGTGGACGCCATCGCCGAGCGCGCCGGCACCAACAAGCGCATGCTCTACCATTATTTCGGCGACAAGGAGCAGCTCTATCTGCGCGTCCTCGAAGAGGCCTATGTCGGCATCCGCACCGCCGAACGCGAGCTGCATATCGGCGACCGCAATCCGGAAGAGGGCATTACCGAACTCGCGCTCTTCACCTGGCGCTATTTCCTCAAGCATCCGGAATTCCTGAGCCTGCTCGGGACCGAGAACCTGCACCGCGCCCGCTGGCTGCGGCAATCGGTGCGGCTGAAGGAACTGCATTCGCACCTGATCGGCGAACTCGCCCAGGTGCTCGAGCGCGGCAAGAAGGAGGGCGTCTTCATCGAAAGCGCCGATCCGCTGCATGTCTATCTGACCATCGCATCGCTCGGATATTTCTATCTTTCCAACCAGTACACACTCTCGACAATCTTCGGCCGCCCGCTGATCCAGCCCGAAAATCTCGACACCTGGGAGCGCCATATCGTCCATGTGACGCTCGCCTCAATCAAGCGCTGA
- a CDS encoding Gfo/Idh/MocA family oxidoreductase: MARLGIILHGVTGRMGYNQHLVRSILAIRDQGGLLLKSGERLEIDPIIVGRNRDKMEELARKHNIKRWSTDLDAALANPDDHIFFDAGTTLMRAELLSRALDAGKHVYCEKPISDDLQVALELARKARKSGLKHGVVQDKLFLPGLRKLALLRDSGFFGKILSVRGEFGYWVFEGDWGVPAQRPSWNYRKGDGGGIILDMLCHWRYVLDNLFGEVKAVSCLGATHIGSRVDEQGKTYNCDTDDAAYATFELDGGVIAQINSSWAVRVRRDDLVTFQVDGTHGSAVAGLTKCWTQHRVNTPKPVWNPDQPQTIDFYKTWDEVPDTQLFDNGFKAQWEMFLRHVAEDAPWPYGMEAGAKGVQLAELGLKSWAERRWLDVPALEF, encoded by the coding sequence ATGGCGCGTCTCGGGATCATTTTGCACGGCGTTACCGGCCGCATGGGATACAATCAGCACCTGGTGCGATCGATCCTGGCGATCCGCGATCAGGGCGGTCTTCTGCTGAAATCCGGCGAGAGACTGGAGATCGATCCCATCATCGTCGGCCGCAACCGCGACAAGATGGAAGAGCTTGCCCGCAAGCATAACATCAAGCGCTGGTCGACCGATCTCGACGCAGCGCTTGCCAATCCCGACGATCACATTTTCTTCGATGCCGGCACGACGCTGATGCGCGCCGAGCTGCTCTCGCGAGCGCTCGATGCCGGCAAGCATGTCTATTGCGAAAAGCCGATCTCCGATGATCTGCAGGTGGCACTCGAGCTGGCGCGCAAGGCCCGCAAGTCTGGCCTGAAGCATGGCGTGGTGCAGGACAAGCTGTTCCTGCCCGGCCTGCGCAAGCTGGCGCTGCTGCGCGATTCCGGCTTCTTCGGCAAGATTCTCTCGGTCCGCGGCGAGTTCGGTTACTGGGTCTTCGAGGGCGACTGGGGCGTTCCGGCGCAGCGCCCGTCCTGGAACTACCGCAAGGGCGACGGCGGCGGCATCATCCTCGATATGCTCTGCCACTGGCGCTATGTGCTTGACAACCTGTTCGGCGAGGTCAAGGCCGTCTCCTGCCTCGGCGCTACCCACATTGGCAGCCGCGTCGACGAGCAGGGCAAGACCTATAATTGCGATACCGACGATGCCGCCTATGCGACCTTCGAGCTCGATGGCGGCGTGATCGCGCAGATCAACTCCTCCTGGGCGGTGCGCGTGCGCCGCGACGATCTCGTGACCTTCCAGGTTGACGGCACCCACGGATCGGCCGTTGCCGGTCTGACGAAATGCTGGACGCAGCATCGCGTCAACACGCCGAAGCCGGTGTGGAACCCCGACCAGCCGCAGACGATCGATTTCTACAAGACCTGGGACGAAGTGCCGGATACGCAGCTCTTCGACAACGGCTTCAAGGCGCAGTGGGAAATGTTCCTGCGCCACGTCGCCGAGGATGCCCCGTGGCCCTACGGCATGGAAGCCGGTGCCAAGGGTGTGCAGCTTGCCGAACTCGGCCTGAAATCCTGGGCCGAACGCCGCTGGCTCGACGTTCCCGCACTGGAGTTCTGA
- a CDS encoding dihydrodipicolinate synthase family protein, with the protein MVGSINLPLDGKIAAYQLTGSPIEVKKRKARDFPRVVYAAAHVVADPLADNDPWLTPAIDWERTLAFRHRLWDLGLGVAEAMDTAQRGMGLGWPEARDLIRRALREARGRDDALIACGAGTDHLTPGPDVTIDTIIRAYEEQIETVEAEGGRIILMASRALAAAAKGPDDYIRVYDRILRQVKEPVIIHWLGEMFDPALEGYWGNDDHIKAMSTCLEVIEANAAKVDGIKISLLSKEKEVAMRRQLPKSVRMYTGDDFNYAELIAGDEQGHSDALLGIFDAIAPAASAAMEALGRQNNNEFFELLDPTVPLSRHIFKAPTRFYKTGVVFLAYLNGLQDHFAMVGGQQSTRSLTHLAELFRLADKARVLADPDLAVSRMKQVLAVNGVQ; encoded by the coding sequence ATGGTAGGCTCGATCAACCTTCCGCTCGACGGCAAGATCGCCGCCTACCAGCTGACCGGCTCGCCGATCGAAGTGAAGAAGCGCAAGGCCAGGGATTTTCCGCGGGTGGTCTATGCCGCCGCACATGTGGTTGCCGATCCGCTGGCCGATAACGATCCCTGGCTGACACCGGCGATCGACTGGGAGCGGACGCTCGCCTTCCGCCATCGCCTATGGGATCTCGGGCTCGGCGTTGCCGAGGCGATGGACACCGCGCAGCGCGGCATGGGTCTCGGTTGGCCCGAGGCGCGTGACCTGATCCGCCGTGCGCTGCGCGAGGCGCGCGGGCGCGACGATGCGCTGATCGCCTGCGGCGCCGGTACGGATCACCTGACACCCGGACCCGATGTGACGATCGATACGATCATCAGGGCATACGAAGAGCAGATCGAAACCGTCGAAGCCGAAGGCGGCCGGATCATCCTGATGGCGAGCCGGGCGCTGGCGGCTGCGGCCAAAGGGCCGGATGACTATATCCGCGTCTATGACCGGATCCTTCGCCAGGTAAAGGAACCGGTGATCATCCACTGGCTCGGCGAGATGTTCGATCCGGCGCTCGAGGGCTACTGGGGCAACGACGACCACATCAAGGCGATGTCGACCTGCCTGGAGGTCATCGAGGCCAATGCCGCCAAGGTCGACGGCATCAAGATTTCGCTTCTTTCCAAGGAGAAGGAAGTGGCGATGCGCCGCCAGCTGCCGAAATCCGTGCGCATGTATACCGGCGACGACTTCAATTATGCGGAGCTCATCGCCGGTGACGAACAGGGCCATTCCGATGCGCTTCTCGGCATTTTCGATGCGATCGCGCCGGCGGCCTCCGCCGCCATGGAGGCGCTCGGGCGGCAGAACAACAATGAATTCTTCGAGCTGCTCGATCCGACCGTTCCGCTTTCGCGGCATATCTTCAAGGCGCCGACCCGCTTCTACAAGACCGGCGTCGTCTTCCTCGCCTATCTCAACGGTCTGCAGGATCATTTCGCGATGGTCGGCGGGCAGCAGAGCACGCGGTCGCTGACGCATCTGGCCGAACTCTTCCGGCTCGCCGACAAGGCGCGCGTGCTTGCCGACCCGGATCTCGCCGTCAGCCGCATGAAGCAGGTTCTCGCCGTTAACGGCGTGCAGTGA
- a CDS encoding sugar phosphate isomerase/epimerase family protein, whose amino-acid sequence MQVDGLSINLATIREQCGFAEAVDICLKHGITRIAPWRDQVAKAGLDEAVRIVQSNGLKLTGLCRGGFFPAANDGDWQKNLDDNRRAIDEAAALGADCLVLVVGGLAGGSRDIGAARQMVSDGIAAVLPHAKASGVPLAIEPLHPMYAADRSCVNTLRQALDMCEQLGTDVGVAIDVYHVWWDPELAEQIARAGRMKRIFAHHICDWLVPTKDMLTDRGMMGDGVIDLKSIRRMIEEAGFFGAQEVEIFSADNWWKRPADEVIATCVDRYHSCCLV is encoded by the coding sequence ATGCAGGTGGACGGGCTTTCGATCAATCTCGCAACGATCCGCGAGCAATGCGGTTTTGCCGAAGCAGTCGATATCTGCCTGAAGCACGGCATTACCAGGATTGCGCCCTGGCGCGATCAGGTGGCCAAGGCCGGCCTGGACGAAGCCGTGCGCATCGTCCAATCGAACGGCCTGAAGCTGACCGGTCTCTGCCGTGGCGGCTTCTTTCCGGCCGCCAATGACGGCGACTGGCAGAAGAACCTCGACGACAACAGGCGGGCGATCGACGAAGCCGCAGCGCTCGGTGCGGATTGCCTGGTGCTCGTCGTTGGTGGATTGGCCGGTGGATCGCGCGATATCGGCGCTGCCCGGCAGATGGTGTCCGATGGCATTGCCGCCGTCCTGCCCCATGCCAAGGCATCCGGCGTGCCGCTGGCGATAGAGCCGCTACATCCGATGTATGCCGCCGATCGTTCCTGCGTGAATACGCTGCGCCAGGCGCTCGACATGTGCGAGCAGCTCGGCACCGATGTCGGCGTCGCTATCGACGTCTATCACGTCTGGTGGGATCCGGAGCTTGCCGAGCAGATCGCCCGCGCCGGCCGCATGAAACGCATCTTCGCCCACCACATCTGCGACTGGCTGGTTCCGACCAAGGACATGCTGACCGATCGTGGGATGATGGGTGACGGCGTGATCGATCTGAAGAGCATCCGGCGCATGATCGAGGAGGCAGGCTTCTTCGGCGCGCAGGAGGTGGAAATCTTTTCGGCAGACAATTGGTGGAAGCGTCCGGCGGACGAGGTCATCGCGACCTGCGTCGACCGGTATCATAGCTGCTGCCTGGTTTAA
- a CDS encoding Gfo/Idh/MocA family oxidoreductase, producing MEKRRFALIGTGNRGTTMWGKDLLAGWREHVDLVAIVEKNALRGERARTMIGSNAPIYDDIDAMLKEVKPDLVIVCTPDHTHDAIVVRALEAGIDVITEKPMTTAVDKIRRIMDAEKRTGQRVDVSFNYRYAPTAARIKELLNSGEIGRVTSVDFHWYLNTKHGADYFRRWHAYTENSGSLFVHKATHHFDLLNWYLDSDPEAVTSFADLQNYGRKGPFRGPRCKLCPHTAECDYYLDLGADPFLDTLYEDPSKVDGYFRDGCVFREDIDIPDTMVVSIRYRNNVHVSYSLNTFQPIEGHHLAFNGTKGRIEIRQYEAQPWEMKREDEILLIRNFPNGKEAVERITVPHSSGGHYGGDDRMRNMIFKPDMNDALHQRAGTRAGAMSVLCGIAALQSSRTGKVVSIAELMPELANDGSPNSIKAG from the coding sequence ATGGAGAAACGCCGCTTTGCACTGATCGGGACCGGTAACCGCGGGACCACCATGTGGGGGAAGGACCTGCTCGCCGGCTGGCGTGAGCATGTCGATCTCGTCGCCATCGTCGAGAAGAATGCGCTGCGCGGAGAACGCGCCCGCACGATGATCGGCAGCAACGCCCCGATCTATGACGACATCGACGCGATGCTGAAGGAGGTCAAGCCCGACCTCGTCATCGTCTGCACCCCTGACCACACCCACGACGCAATCGTCGTTCGGGCGCTCGAGGCGGGCATCGACGTTATCACCGAAAAGCCGATGACGACGGCGGTCGACAAGATCCGCCGGATCATGGATGCCGAGAAGCGCACCGGCCAGCGTGTCGACGTGTCCTTCAACTACCGCTACGCGCCGACGGCGGCGCGCATCAAGGAACTGCTGAATTCCGGCGAGATCGGCCGCGTCACATCGGTCGATTTCCATTGGTACCTGAACACCAAGCACGGCGCCGACTATTTCCGCCGCTGGCATGCCTATACCGAGAATTCCGGTAGCCTTTTCGTTCACAAGGCGACCCACCATTTCGACCTGCTGAACTGGTATCTCGACAGCGATCCGGAAGCCGTGACGTCTTTCGCCGACCTGCAGAACTACGGCCGCAAAGGCCCGTTCCGCGGACCGCGCTGCAAGCTCTGTCCCCACACCGCCGAGTGCGACTACTATCTCGACCTCGGCGCCGATCCCTTCCTCGACACGCTCTACGAGGATCCCTCGAAGGTCGATGGCTATTTCCGCGACGGCTGCGTCTTCCGCGAGGATATCGACATTCCCGATACGATGGTCGTCAGCATCCGCTATCGCAATAACGTCCACGTTTCCTATTCGCTGAACACCTTCCAGCCGATCGAGGGCCATCACCTGGCGTTCAATGGCACCAAAGGCCGCATCGAGATCCGTCAGTACGAGGCGCAGCCCTGGGAGATGAAGCGGGAAGACGAAATCCTGCTGATCCGCAACTTCCCCAACGGCAAGGAAGCCGTCGAGCGTATCACCGTTCCGCATTCGTCGGGCGGCCACTACGGTGGCGACGACCGGATGCGCAACATGATCTTCAAGCCCGATATGAACGACGCCCTGCATCAGCGCGCCGGAACGCGGGCGGGCGCCATGTCGGTTCTGTGCGGTATTGCGGCGCTGCAGAGCTCGCGAACCGGCAAGGTCGTCTCGATCGCCGAGCTGATGCCCGAGCTTGCCAATGACGGCTCGCCGAACAGCATAAAAGCCGGCTAA